In the Gorilla gorilla gorilla isolate KB3781 chromosome 1, NHGRI_mGorGor1-v2.1_pri, whole genome shotgun sequence genome, gagggaaataCTCGGGGAGCTAAGAGTGAGGGCCATAGTTGCATGCCTTGTTTCATTCTCCTGTCCTCTGCACACTGCTCAGGAAATGAGACTGAGAGAAaccagaaggggaaggagggtaTGCCTGTCCCAGAGAAGTCTGATGCCTCAGCATGAGACACCTCTGAAAGAAGGATGCAGGATTATCCTCTCCGGCAGCTCCACCTCCCACAACTTCTCAACCAGATGTCCTGGAGTATGCAGGCAATAGAGAACCAATTGTGGCACATACAGGTTCAGGCCTTAACAAAAATGTAGCAATATCACCAAAAGGAGAAGCCATAGATACAGATCATCAAAATGGCACTGAAGATCACATGCCAACAGAAGAAGGTGGTGACAAACATAATGTCATTTCTGtcatcatccatccattgatAGCCAGAGATTGGTTTGAACAGCATAAAGCCTATGTGCATCAGCCAAGAGCCTGTGATCATATACAAAAAGGCCTTCATGAAACAGATCAGTGGCATGCTGGGAGCCCACAGTTCTGCGGTCACCACCAGAGTCAGCAGGAACATGGCCTGGGTGAGCAGCACGTGAGACTGAAGCTCCATTCCTTCTGTGTCCTGCAGGTGAGACACCATCAGGGGCAGAAATATGAACATGCCCAGAGCCTGGGCACCTTGCTCCAGAGCAGCACATCTCTTGGGCAGCAGGTTCTGGCTCACCATGTCTACGCACCCACTCAGCAAGAAAGTCATATAGAGAGTGAGATGCTGCCACTGTTTGCGGAACATAAAGTTTCTCTGATGATACATCTTGCTGATAAGTACAAACTGTCTAGGAATGCTGTGCAACTCTTGGGCTACTAAAATGCAGGCAGTCAATATCTTCAGCAACCCAATGTAGTATATTTGCCATAGCCTCGCCCATCTTCCTTTGCTCCAGGGATGGCGTGGTGGATACTGGACAGGGGCATTGCATATCAAGGCTCTGGAGACAAGTTGTGCATGATAAAGTCCATAGAAGAAGAAAGACAGCCCTGGGTACAGATGACCCTCAAAGCCTCCCGTTGAACTGAAAGTAGGTCTGATCAAAGGCAGAAGCAAAAGACTCAAGAATGGCCACGCACTCGGGGCCACCTCAGGCTCTAGAGTGTGGATGGGGCCTCCCAAGGCTTACTTATATTCTCTATCCAGCCCACTGAATCCACATACAGAAAGGAAATGGTTTTGGAGGAGGCCCAAACCTATGGTTGGGTGGGTGTCATGGTTTCCGTCTGGTCTTCTGCTCTGGTTCATTGATAATCAGCTAACTGTTGACAAACAGTGAAATATGCATATTCTCCAGCATAATCCTTTGGCATCTGCCATTCTCAAAGACTATGTTAGAGGGTCCCCCTCTTGCCTCGCCTCCCACTAACCCTTGACTCCATCACTACCTTCCTTATCTCACTCCTGTactagtctgttcaggctgctataacaaaataccataaacctgTGGCTTATAAACACCAGAAATTTGGCTagacacagtgactcatgcctgtaattccagcattttgggaggctgaggtgggaggactgcttgagcccacgagttcaagaccagtctgggcaacatggtgagacctc is a window encoding:
- the LOC109028698 gene encoding transmembrane epididymal protein 1A-like; the encoded protein is MQGALVLEVAQGECGRSESCPPKKAPAGLSRNQAVAAPLFQWATALGSYEVSSPCQAVDSYDHSNDESYFDAPESTFRLTPITTNCCSGVNVPHNPNEREALSPESVWAAGNPWESVHLLLTKVALQSYCPGPVLVSTPDNITERLDSVEPKIKIQLIDLPECSALPPTFSSTGGFEGHLYPGLSFFFYGLYHAQLVSRALICNAPVQYPPRHPWSKGRWARLWQIYYIGLLKILTACILVAQELHSIPRQFVLISKMYHQRNFMFRKQWQHLTLYMTFLLSGCVDMVSQNLLPKRCAALEQGAQALGMFIFLPLMVSHLQDTEGMELQSHVLLTQAMFLLTLVVTAELWAPSMPLICFMKAFLYMITGSWLMHIGFMLFKPISGYQWMDDDRNDIMFVTTFFCWHVIFSAILMICIYGFSFW